A window of the Helianthus annuus cultivar XRQ/B chromosome 4, HanXRQr2.0-SUNRISE, whole genome shotgun sequence genome harbors these coding sequences:
- the LOC110936232 gene encoding uncharacterized protein LOC110936232, whose translation MKDKMITIEEVQQCLDDLDETSTSQKQVEKVLVPPYYEDFDEDIEDELDKLMDESRNTSADGAAREHETTSGTAESLSNTLSALKLADNDVTVREPTEVSNVSKVLELTHS comes from the exons ATGAAGGATAAGATGATTACCATAGAAGAAGTGCAGCAGTGTTTAGATGATCTTGATGAAACAAGCACTTCACAAAAGCAGGTAGAAAAAGTCTTAG TTCCACCATATTACGAAGACTTTGATGAAGATATTGAAGACGAGTTGGATAAACTCATGGATGAAAGTAGAAACACATCAGCAGATGGTGCCGCAAGGGAACATGAAACCACCTCGGGAACAGCTGAATCGCTGAGTAACACCCTCTCAGCTCTTAAGCTTGCAGATAATGATGTGACCGTAAGGGAACCAACAGAAGTATCAAATGTATCAAAGGTTCTTGAGCTTACACATTCCTGA